The following nucleotide sequence is from Mustelus asterias unplaced genomic scaffold, sMusAst1.hap1.1 HAP1_SCAFFOLD_76, whole genome shotgun sequence.
gagggcatgggttaagggtgaaaggagaaaagtttaaagggaatattagggggggcttcttcacgcagagtgtggtgggagtgtggaatgagctgccggataaagtggtaaatgcggggtcacttttaacatttaagaaaacttggacgggttcatggatgagaggggtgtggagggatatggtccaagtgtaggtcagtgggactaggcataaaatggttcggcacagacaagaagggccaaaaggcctgtttctgagctgtaattttctatggttctatggtattaCATTTGTTATATTTCAACCTAATGGAACATTCTCCAAAGCCAgggaattttgcaaaattaaaacaaatgcatcaactatctctttCACCACTTCTTTCATGTCCTTCACGAGAAGTCCATCCGGACCCAGGAATTTGTCAGCCTGTCGACCcgacaatttgctcaataccactttcCCTGTTGATTGGAATTTTCCtgtgttcctccctcccttccatttgctGGTttccagctatttctgggatgctacttgtatcctctacagtgaaCACCAATGAAAAATACATTTGCCAATACcctgttttccattatcaatcccCCAGTTGCACTTTCTATAGAACCAGTGCTCACTCTGCTAACTCTTTCCTTGTTCAACTATCGACAgaatctctgactatccaccgtaACCCCgtaactatccccgtaaccccacatagttatccggcaaatccatctaaactatgcatcccgggacactaaggggcaatttagcacggccaatccacctaacccgcacatcttttcaatcgcttctcggccttttggctaagatcaagtgtagtatggattggatgctgcacttggttgaggtcatgaggttacattgaagcttcatatgtttcatatgaagcaatttttaaaagcggcatctcggccttttggctaagatgcaaatgagctcaagccttggaggaggaacctcccccaactccattcagcttggctcatgtagatcgagcccaggacagggtaatttggtcgcttgccctgacttgtcagcctggatcggaaatgtctcaacttgttgagactctgaattgaatttgattgaattggaaaagtacaaaaaaatgtctggaagaggaaagagcggcgggaaagctcgggccaaggccaagtctcgctcctcccgggctggactgcagttcccggtgggccgtgttcacaggctcctgagaaagggcaactatgctgagcgtgtgggtgccggagccccggtctatctggctgctgtgctcgagtatctgaccgctgaaatcctggagctggccgggaacgcggcccgggacaacaagaagacccgcatcatccccagacacctgcagctggccgtccgcaacgacgaggagctcaacaagctgctgggaggagtgACCATCGCTCAGGGCGGGGTGCTGCCTAATATCCAGGCCGTGCTGCTGCCCAAGAAAAGCAGCGCTGGGTCCGCGAAGAGCAAGTGAAGCGaccattctttaatctgataacccaaaggctcttttcagagccactcactttATCTGAAAAAGGGCGAGCTGGTGTCTATCGGTCAGTTTCTGCACTGCTATTCACAGTACAGCTGTTTCCCGCTTTGTTCTATCAATCCGTACGATTGACACAGACAGTATTTTAATGCAAGTTGCTGCTGTTTATCGGGGAAACTATCCCAGTGAACGGAAATGATCCTATTTCAAATATAATTGCTTTAAAATGTGATAATCTGCGAGGATATTCAACTGCAGCCCATCGGTTTTCAAAGTCAGTCACTCGATCTGGAAAAGTGTTAATTATTGTCTATGCGAATGTGCAAGCGTTTCTGCAATGGCTATACTTGTGTGAGTGGGCTCCTGTTTGAGACATGCTTCATATTCTGAACCTAATTGACGCAATTTTCAATACTCGCTGCGACTCGAAACACGTGCGGAGAAAGTGGATTTGCGGAATTATTGCTCGGAAACTGAAACGATCGCAGGTTTAATAAAACCACTGTAAAATTGAATTGCGGTAGAACTGTTAACGGCATCGTTTTTACTCTAACCATCAAAGGATTGGAGTTATGAGTGACCTCAATGCAACGGAGGGTTAATTGTAACATTGAGAGGTTTCAGTTTTGGAGTCCTGGGAATATTCTGTCCTGGGAATTCAAACACTAGAATCGTTAACAGGAGATCGCAGCTCTTTCATTTGCCGATttggtggctcttaaaagagccgttgttgTACTTGGTGCCGAGGTCGGGTTTTAGGCGCGTTCCCCGCGGATGCGGCGGGCCAGCTGGATGTCTTTGGGCATGATGGTGACTCGCTTGGCGTGGATGGCGCACAGGTTGGTGTCCTCAAAGAGCCCCACCAGGTAAGCCTCGCTGGCCTCCTGCAGGGCCATGACGGCCGAGCTCTGGAAGCGCAGGTCTGTCTTGAAGTCCTGAGCGATCTCTCGCACCAGGCGCTGGAAGGGCAGTTTGCGGATCAGCAGCTCGGTGGATTTCTGGTAGCGGCGGATCTCCCTCAGAGCCACAGTGCCGGGTCTGTAGCGATGAGGCTTCTTCACTCCGCCCGTGGCTGGAGCGCTCTTCCGGGCAGCTTTGGTAGCCAGCTGTTTGCGAGGAGCTTTCCCTCCGGTCGATTTGCGCGCTGTCTGCTTGGTCCTGGCCATTTTCTGAACGGATGCAGCACAATCTGAGACACAAAGACTGTTAATACAGAGTCTGCGCTGCATCCGCCTTTTTAAACTCTGTGAGGGACCGCCCCCAGCGGGAATTGGCCCAGGAAGTTTCAATCAAACTGTGACCAGCGAATTAATGTCTGTACCTCAGGTTCTGATTGGTTCAGTTGTTTTCTTAACCGCCCCTTTCAGAAATTCCGCCGTTTTCTGTGCAGGAAATAACCGTTTGTATAAAATAAGTCTTCATTCCGTCCTAAATAAGATAATTCCCAGAAACATTGAAGATTTGAAGTCTATCTCCCCCGACTTAGTGCTTTAGAGCCTTTTCCCGCTCTCTGGGCTGTTCATTCCCAGAATCTCACGCTGTTCCACTCGATCCCTGTCCCTCTGCTCTCCAGCCCATTCAGATTTCCCCTCTCCTGTCGCTTGTAAAATTCGCCGCCGTTTTCGGGGGAAAGGATCAGAAATCAGTCgcttctctgtgtctccctgaagCCGgtgtgaaagaacaaagaacaaagaacaatacagcacaggaacaggcccttcggccctccaagcccgtgccgctccccggtccaggattgaatcctgaatccaggatccccgcccaattttccagcctatctacataccaatatcctatccaccgagctgtccctcacagctacgatgctttgttcatcacaacctattaactcacccccacccccctattccagaccatgtgatctccagggagaggcgaaaacccagagtgaaaaccccagggccaatatggggaaaaaaaatctaggaaattcctctccgaccccctgaggcgatcgaaacgagtccaggagatcacaatggccctgatcggaaaatgcttcccaaccctagtcatttccacttccacgaacaccatatgaattccctgcccccgagacaggttcccaactatccgcagtctcgctctgtactggcaccagcaagatgatcatagaatgaagccttgaaacgagaaacaaggaacacttagcccgtgccgctccctggtccaaactagaccactcttttgtatccctccattcccactctgttcatatagctgtctagataagtcttaaacgttcccagtgtgtccgcctccaccaccttgcccggcaacacattccaggcccccacgaccctctgtgtgaaatatgtccttctgatatctgtgttaaacctcccccccttcaccttgaacctatgacccctcgtgaacgtcaccaccgacccggggaaaagcttcccaccgtccaccctatctatgcctttcataattttatacacctctattaagtctcccctcatcctccgtctttccaaggagaacaaactcagtttccccaatctctcctcataaccaagcccctccataccaggcaacatcctggtaaacctcctctgtactctctccaaagcctccacatccttctggtagtgtggcgaccagaactggacgcagtattccaaatgcggccgaaccaacgttctatacacctgcaacatcaggccccaactcttatactctatgccccgtcctataaaggcaagcatgccatatgccgccttcaccaccttctccacctgtgacgtcaccttcaaagatctgtggacttgcacacccaggtccctctgcgtctctacaccctttatggttcttccatttatcgtgtagctcctccctacattattcccaccaaaatgcatcacttcgcatttatcaggattgaactccatctgccatttccttgcccaaatttccagcctatctatatccttctgtagcctctgacaatgttcctcactatctgcaagtcctgccagttttgtgtcgtccgcaaacttactgatcaccccagttactccttcttccagatcatttatataaatcacaaacagcagaggtcccaatacagagccctgcggtacaccactagtcacaggcctccagccggaaaaagacccttccactaccaccctctgtcttctatgacaaagccagttctccacccatctagccacctccccctttatcccatgagatccaacctttttcactagcctaccatgagggactttgtcaaatgctttactaaagtccatatagacgacatccacggcccttccttcgtcaaccattttggtcacttcttcaaaaaacaccaccaggttagtgaggcatgacctccctctcacaaaaccatgttgactatcgttaatgagtttattcctttctaaatgcgcatacatcctatctctaagaatcttctccaacaacttccccaccacggacgtcaagctcaccggcctataattacccgggttatccttcctacccttcttaaataacgggaccacattggctatcctccaatcctctgggacctcacctgcgtccagtgacgagacaaagatttgcgtcagaggcccaacgatttcacctctcgtctccctgagcagccttggatagattccatcaggccctggggatttgtcagtctttatattctctaacaaacctaacacttcctcctttgtaatggagattttctccaacggttcaacactcccctcagagacactcccggtcaacacatccctctcctttgtgaataccgatgcaaagtattcatttaggatctcccctacttctttgggctccaagcataagtccccacttttgtccctgagaggtccgattttttccctaacaacccttttgttcctaacgtatgaataaaatgccttgggattctccttaatcctgtctgccaagaacatttcgtgacccctttttgctcttctaattccccgtttgagtactttcctactttctttgtactcctccagagctccctccgttttgagCTGCTTGGGccgaacatacgcctctcttttccttttgaccagtccctcaatttccctggttatccagggttctctaatcctacccttcctatccttcttttttacaggcacatgcttgtcctgtagccctaacaaccgttccttaaaagactgccacataccagatgtagatttaccctcaaacagcctctcccaatcaagagctgccaatttctgcctgatcccaataaagttagccttcccccagaaAGGGGTTGAGTCTGTTGTTTGTTACAGAGAGTGACTTCATATTTGTCCCTTTTGACATTACTGAATAGAGTCGTTTGCTGCCCGTGGCGGACAAATGTTCACAAATGAAACCTCTTTGTAAAATAATCTTACAGCAGAATATTAATTGAGAATCTATTTTTAATAAGTTAAGAATTTGTCTCAATTCCCTTTCCCGCACTGAAATTGGCGGCATTTCCCCCAATTCAGAATTTCTGCTGGTTGACAGTTGAAGCCAATGATTGGCTCAATGTTCACATTCGATGCTCTGCGATTGGTTCAGAGCTGCGAGTGCGGAGAGGATGGCCAATCAGAAGCAGGCTGGGGTTGGAGCGGCTCAAACTGCAGGAATTGCGGGTTTGTGAATGACTGAGCGGAAACTGATCAGTTTCACAAAGCGTCAGTTTCAGTGCAGGAAACAACCGTCTGGGGGCAAATAGCATCACAACTGGGACTGGTTCCAGTGAACGATTCACCGGCTGCTGCTACTAAACTCCGCTATTCCAGAGAAAGCTTTGATAAACTCTATCCAAACACTGAGTGATTAAACAGGAGTGATGTGGCGTTTCACTGAGGGCACATGTCAACTGGGGGCTGCTTCGACAATCCACTTAAAAATTTCAAAAACAATCCGCATCGCTGCtccaaatgaaatgttaaattcGGTGATTCCCGCACTGTAACCTAAACAAAACAAACAtgcatctcaaacactgaacagCCTGTCCCAGCCCCCGTCCCCAGGTCACTGCTCTCTCTGTGAAGCGGTgagtggctcttaaaagagccttTGTGTGTTCGGTAGGAAGGTTGCAGTTGTTCAGCCGCCGAATCCATAGAGAGTGCGGCCCTGGCGTTTCAGAGcgtacaccacatccatggcAGTGACCGTCTTGCGCTTGGCGTGTTCAGTGTAGGTGACCGCATCCCTGATCACATTCTCCAGGAAAACCTTCAGCACCCCGCGAGTCTCCTCATAGATCAAACCCGAGATCCGCTTGACACCGCCACGGCGAGCCAGGCGGCGGATTGCTGGCTTGGTGATGCCCTGGATATTATCACGAAGCACTTTGCGGTGCCGCTTTGCGCCGCCTTTACCCAGTCCtttgccccctttccctctgccagacatgatgattcttcactcagatcTCTGCACAATATGAGAGGAAATCTTTCAGGCTCCTTTTATACAGCCCGCCCCGACCTGACTGAGAAAGGCGgagtgagagcagagaggggaggagatAGAGTGAAGATTGAacacagagcgggagggaggagagagccggactgacacacacacacagaacggccCCTGATCTTTCAGCTCCACCTCCAGTTTCTGCAACCGCCAATTTCAACCCGTTTATTAACAATGGAAGCGAAACACAGCTCCCCACACAAACCCTTCCAGAGCCGCCCTTCACACACAAGAGTTTCTACAAACCCGGAGCTTTGAAATatggaatcaaaacagaaaatgctgcaactaattagcagctccggcagcttttgtgaagagagagagagacagagttaacgtttcgggtcgtgactttgttcttttgtgtttttaaacctgGTCCGTAATAATTCCCAGTCAGTAATATTCCGACGTAAACACAGTCGATTCGAGAGCAAGAATCTTCCTCCggaacatcctcacacacatctGCTTCTCGCTGTTTGCAAACACTTTATTGAAGCTGTTTCGGGCAATCTCCTGTGTTAAAATTAAGggagtcaggatggccgagcggtctaaggcgctgcgttcaggtcgcagtctcctctggaggcgtgggttcaaatcccactcctgacattgatGTTTGGCTAAGAATTGCCGTCTcagagcgccaggcacctgggttcgattcccggctgaggtcactgtctgtgtggagtttgcacattctccccgggctttctccggtttcctcccgcacaccAAAGTGcctgtcaggttgattggccatgctaaattgcaccggaGTGTCTGGTCAATAAATAGGGTCATGGGGAtccggactgggtgggattgaggtcggttcagactcgatgggacgattggcctccttctgcactgcagggattcgattaAAAATTAGGCTGCAATGCGGTATTTAGCCGCCAGtgttactgtctcacactgaatctaccagacatctttattatgagagaaagtggcgattgaacaaatgtcaaattcaaatgaaatttgctttagtctgaatttgaaatgatctctattgagaatgagccgggccgcgggacaggaatcattttcttgcgggatcagctctttcctgagagatgtgggtggctctgagaagagcctttgggttcagaggtttacaatttgctcgggttgtttcacttctttcctgacgctttcttcgcttttgctgctttcactttgggtttggccttcgatttagtcacttttttgacagactttccgcccgtcaccttcttcacaggagactttttcttcagggctgctttcttcaccgccttttttggagttgccgccttcttgctgcttgttttcttcactgttgatttcttcactggagttttctttgctgcgagtttctttgctgcgggtttcttcgctgcgggtttcttggctgctgctttctttgttgtcagcttcttggccgctgttttctttactaaagatttcttggctgttggtttcttcaccttctttcccattttccccgGGCTTTCCTTCTGAGCGAGTTTGAAGGAGCCGGAGGCGCCCTGTCCCTTTGTCTGCACCAGAGACCCTGTCTCCACCTTCCTCTTGATCGTTAACCTGATCTGGGAGCcgcgcttccccacatccactccgctgccagccaaagctttctttatCGCGGCCAGGGACATCCCATTGCGATCGCTGCAACCCGCCACAACATTGAGGATCTGCTCGCCTAACTTGGGACCGGCTGCCGCAGGTCGGGGAGCCGCCTTCTTCTTCCTGGGAGACTTCacttgagcgggagcggctggaggagccgtttcggcggctgcagtttcagtcatatccgagagtgtgtggaaaatctgtgtgagagtcagaactggatccgaaatgaacccagtggtggcggcacagagcaacttaaaggcagagagcggacggagcagagacaagctgctgtcagctcccggctcctccaacctctctgtgtttctctctcctcacaaactctcccattgcaatgaaattccgcCTCTCCAGAGATCCAGCTCACATCCTTCATGTCTCTGACACACGAATGTTTGCTGTTGAAAAGGTTTCACTCGAACTGAGGACTCCATTTTCCACTGAAACCCGTTTTACTGCTGCACTGATCGCGCTCTCACGCGATAGCTGACATGTTCTCGACTTTGCCACTGAAATCTTCAATTTAGCGAAACAATTGCCTTGAAATCTCACTTTGGGGCTCAGCAGCGGGTTTAGCGGGAATCTTTGATtgaaaaattgttttattttacacaagagagactcggagatctcatgatcagaacagacacacaaacacagttggatTAGTCTGACCCGCCCGCTcctttcatacactctctcttccacaataTTCACACCTACACATTCACGGGACAAAACTTTCACCAAATGTAAGGTCCCAGGACGGAATTTCTCCTCCTTCCGGCCTTTGCTCCGGATTCCAGGGGGTGAGTTAGTTTTtcacctcagtaactgttaaacaCTCTGAGGCCCGCTCCCCACAGATtgtctttgaattcattcatggaatgtgggcgtcgctgtctgggtcagcatttattgcccatccctaattgcccttgggaaggtggtgatgagctgccttctggaaccgctgcagtccatgtggtgtaggaccACATCTGTTAACCAGATTCCGTGGCCAGAGCCAATCATATCTGTTTTTTCCCCCCAGTTATTACTGTGATTGCAGAGATCACTGTGTTTGTTTACGATGAAAATACAAATTATCTGCTCTTGGAGTCTCtggatttcctgttttatttgtttctccTGCACTGACAGGTAACAATAAACCACAACCTCAACAACCAGTGACTGCCAGTTAAATAATCATCCCCCActcgctgataatggagtttctgaCAGTGGCAGACAGTTCCTGACCATCCTCCGATTGGACCTGGAGGGAACCAGATTCATTGTCAGAGCTGGActttctcactgagggagtggcaCAGTCAGGTGAACGATGGAGGTGGAGTGGTGACTGGGAGAGCGTTTGACCAAACGTCAGTTCCTGACCATCACAGTGGTGATTTATTTAATTCGCTATCGCATGTCACAACAGTAGGTGGGCACTCCGAAAATAAAATTCACTGAAGATTTCTAATGGAAAATCAAGCTTCAATTTGCTTTCAGTTGTTTAAATGAAAGGACAGGCCTCAAAATTAAACAATGAGTTCCcagtcagaaacaacagtaaAAAGATAAATTGAACTGTCCAGAAAAacgagacaagccaagttcagtttCCAAACTGTGCTATGGACACACCTGGTGCGGAatgaaatcagcaactcaggTAGTTCCGTAATTACAACTGATTAAAATAACGATTCCTTGAGCAgagtgagcgatggtggtatagtggtgagcatagctgccttccaagcagttgacccgggttcgattcccggccatcgcatCCATAATTTGTTTTAGAACTTTATCCGCGAATATTATTTTAAACCGAGTGGACAAAAACAGGGCGAACGCAACATTTGACAAGAGTGAATTAAAATAGACCTAtcagtttttatttttttctATTCGGACGTAATTCGTTTCTCATGAAAAAATATTGAAATAGGAAAACAAATCTCTGACATCAAATGAGTTCTCCGTTCGTGACAAAGATACAAAGTAACGGTAGAGGAACACatttcagctcacacactgtgctctgcaCAATCCCGGTACTTGATAGAAGTTAATATGAACATTACTGAGGTTACATTATTTACCGAAATGCGCAgctgtgatggccgagtggttaaggcgttggacttgAAATCCAATGGGGTCTCGCCGCGCAGGTTCGAGCCCTGCTCGCAGCGGTTATGATTGTGAAGTGTTTACTTCCGCTATTTCAGACAACCAAAAAACCTGCTGATTTTTTGGTATGAAGTATTTCGATCGccatcatgctttcagctgcatggttccgggccgggtgcaggaaggtgagcTTGGAAAGGGGGGCCTcggactggcatggacaagatcggCCGAATGGGTtccgagtcagagaggtttacagcgtagaaacaggcccttcggcccaacttgtccatgccgccctttttttaaaccactaagctaatcccatttgcctgcatttggcccacatccctgcgtttggcccatatccctctacacccatcttacccatgtaactgtcgaaatgcattttaaaagacaaaattgtacccacctactacctctggcagcttgttccagacactcaccaccctctgtgtaaaaaaaatgtcatgatgtggagatgccggcgttggactggggtaaacacagtaagaa
It contains:
- the LOC144483553 gene encoding histone H1-like; translated protein: MTETAAAETAPPAAPAQVKSPRKKKAAPRPAAAGPKLGEQILNVVAGCSDRNGMSLAAIKKALAGSGVDVGKRGSQIRLTIKRKVETGSLVQTKGQGASGSFKLAQKESPGKMGKKVKKPTAKKSLVKKTAAKKLTTKKAAAKKPAAKKPAAKKLAAKKTPVKKSTVKKTSSKKAATPKKAVKKAALKKKSPVKKVTGGKSVKKVTKSKAKPKVKAAKAKKASGKK
- the LOC144483611 gene encoding histone H3; its protein translation is MARTKQTARKSTGGKAPRKQLATKAARKSAPATGGVKKPHRYRPGTVALREIRRYQKSTELLIRKLPFQRLVREIAQDFKTDLRFQSSAVMALQEASEAYLVGLFEDTNLCAIHAKRVTIMPKDIQLARRIRGERA
- the LOC144483552 gene encoding histone H4, with the translated sequence MSGRGKGGKGLGKGGAKRHRKVLRDNIQGITKPAIRRLARRGGVKRISGLIYEETRGVLKVFLENVIRDAVTYTEHAKRKTVTAMDVVYALKRQGRTLYGFGG
- the LOC144483583 gene encoding histone H2A-like produces the protein MSGRGKSGGKARAKAKSRSSRAGLQFPVGRVHRLLRKGNYAERVGAGAPVYLAAVLEYLTAEILELAGNAARDNKKTRIIPRHLQLAVRNDEELNKLLGGVTIAQGGVLPNIQAVLLPKKSSAGSAKSK